In Aggregatibacter sp. 2125159857, one DNA window encodes the following:
- the rlmH gene encoding 23S rRNA (pseudouridine(1915)-N(3))-methyltransferase RlmH, translated as MKIQLIAVGTKMPSWVTTGFEEYQRRFPKEMPFELIEIPAGKRGKNADIKRILEQEGKAMLVAAGKGKIVTLDIPGKPWTTEQLAQQLESWKNDGRDLCLLIGGPEGLSPECKVAAEQSWSLSPLTLPHPLVRVVVAESLYRAWSLTTNHPYHRE; from the coding sequence GTGAAAATTCAGTTAATTGCCGTTGGAACCAAAATGCCTTCGTGGGTAACCACAGGCTTTGAGGAATACCAACGTCGTTTTCCGAAAGAGATGCCTTTTGAGCTGATTGAAATTCCTGCCGGTAAGCGGGGCAAAAACGCGGATATTAAACGGATTTTGGAACAGGAGGGCAAAGCCATGTTGGTGGCGGCCGGCAAGGGCAAAATCGTGACGCTGGATATTCCCGGCAAACCTTGGACCACCGAGCAACTTGCCCAACAATTAGAAAGTTGGAAAAATGATGGCCGCGATCTGTGTTTATTGATTGGTGGGCCGGAAGGACTTTCACCTGAATGTAAGGTGGCAGCTGAACAAAGTTGGTCATTATCGCCTTTAACCTTGCCACATCCGTTAGTGCGCGTGGTTGTCGCAGAGAGCTTATACCGTGCGTGGTCGTTAACCACCAATCATCCTTATCATCGAGAATAA
- the mrdA gene encoding penicillin-binding protein 2, which yields MNLKKLLSQPQYDPIRDKKAERNLFARRALVSFIGVLALSVILILNLYDLQVVNYDSYQTRSNGNRIKLLPLPPTRGLIYDRNGQILAENLTFFGLYIVPEKVENLDRTFEELRALVGLTDTDIENFKKERQRSSRYTPILLKPNLTEEQIARFSVNQYNFPSLDVKPYFKRHYLYGEPLTHILGYVSKINDRDVERLKKEEKLANYAGTHDLGKLGIERYYEEALHGTTGFEEVEVNSRGKVIRKLREQPAVAGKSIHLTIDLNLQLYITDLLAGQKGAVVVMDPKDNSVLAMVSVPSYDNNLFVDGISGEDYRRLLNDPNRPLYSRVTQGAYPPASTVKPFIAVSALQENVITPEMTISDPGYWVLPNTTKRFRDWRRGGHGMTDLNKAITESSDTYFYQTAYNLGIDRLSGWMKRFGFGVPTGIDIQEETSANMPTREWKQKRYKKPWVQGDTISVGIGQGYWTATPLQLAKATTILVNNGKVMTPHLMKRIEGTTIEPYQDPKLYADITEPKQYYWDVAKRGMYNVVNSAAGTGRKAFAGAPYRVAGKSGTAQVFSLKENQSYNAGALKKELHDHAWFTAFAPYDKPKVVVSIILENAGGGSSNAAPLVRKIMDYYFRQTSEPLMGEPTDFMPAGVSTNENE from the coding sequence ATGAACTTAAAAAAATTATTGTCGCAACCACAATACGATCCGATTCGTGATAAAAAGGCCGAGCGCAATTTATTTGCTCGTCGCGCCTTGGTGTCATTTATCGGGGTGTTGGCGTTATCAGTAATTTTAATCTTAAATCTTTACGATTTGCAGGTGGTGAATTACGATAGCTATCAAACCCGTTCTAATGGCAATCGAATTAAATTGTTGCCGTTACCGCCGACACGTGGGTTGATTTATGATCGTAATGGGCAAATTTTAGCTGAAAATTTAACCTTTTTCGGATTGTATATTGTGCCGGAAAAAGTTGAAAATTTAGACCGCACTTTCGAGGAATTAAGAGCGTTGGTCGGCTTAACCGATACCGATATTGAGAATTTTAAAAAAGAACGTCAACGTTCTTCACGCTATACCCCGATTTTATTAAAGCCTAATTTGACGGAAGAGCAAATCGCGCGTTTTTCAGTAAACCAATACAATTTTCCAAGTTTGGATGTGAAACCTTATTTCAAACGGCACTATTTATACGGCGAGCCGTTAACGCACATTTTAGGGTATGTCTCTAAAATTAATGATCGTGATGTAGAGCGTTTAAAGAAAGAGGAAAAGTTGGCTAACTATGCCGGCACTCATGATTTAGGCAAGTTAGGCATTGAACGCTATTATGAGGAAGCATTACACGGCACCACCGGTTTTGAAGAAGTAGAAGTAAATAGCCGTGGCAAAGTGATTCGTAAATTACGTGAACAACCGGCTGTCGCCGGCAAGAGCATTCATCTGACGATTGATTTAAATTTGCAGCTTTATATTACCGATCTCTTGGCGGGGCAAAAAGGGGCGGTTGTGGTGATGGATCCGAAAGATAACAGCGTGTTAGCGATGGTTTCAGTACCAAGTTATGATAATAATTTGTTTGTAGATGGTATTTCCGGTGAAGATTATCGTCGTTTATTAAATGATCCGAATCGCCCCTTGTATAGTCGTGTGACCCAAGGTGCGTATCCGCCGGCATCTACGGTGAAACCGTTTATTGCGGTATCGGCGTTACAGGAGAATGTGATTACGCCGGAAATGACCATTTCTGACCCTGGTTACTGGGTGTTGCCGAATACCACAAAACGCTTCCGTGATTGGCGTCGTGGTGGGCATGGTATGACGGATTTGAATAAGGCAATTACCGAATCGTCGGATACCTATTTTTATCAAACCGCCTATAATTTAGGCATTGATCGTTTATCCGGTTGGATGAAACGGTTTGGTTTTGGTGTGCCAACCGGTATTGATATTCAAGAGGAAACCAGTGCAAATATGCCCACTCGAGAATGGAAACAGAAACGTTACAAAAAACCTTGGGTGCAAGGTGATACGATTTCTGTGGGAATCGGGCAAGGGTATTGGACGGCTACGCCACTTCAATTAGCGAAAGCCACCACTATATTAGTAAATAACGGTAAAGTCATGACACCTCATTTAATGAAACGTATTGAGGGAACAACGATTGAACCTTATCAAGATCCAAAATTATACGCTGATATTACCGAGCCTAAGCAATATTATTGGGATGTCGCAAAACGCGGTATGTATAACGTCGTGAACTCGGCGGCAGGTACCGGTCGTAAAGCTTTTGCCGGTGCGCCTTATCGGGTGGCAGGCAAATCCGGCACAGCACAAGTATTTAGTTTAAAAGAAAATCAAAGTTATAATGCCGGTGCGCTAAAAAAAGAATTACATGACCATGCGTGGTTTACTGCCTTTGCGCCCTATGACAAACCCAAAGTGGTGGTGTCCATTATTTTAGAAAATGCCGGAGGCGGTTCAAGTAATGCCGCACCGCTGGTGAGAAAAATTATGGATTATTATTTTAGACAGACAAGTGAACCGCTCATGGGCGAACCCACTGACTTTATGCCGGCAGGAGTATCAACAAATGAAAATGAATGA
- the rodA gene encoding rod shape-determining protein RodA → MKMNERQVWQELWRRLHIDLWLFIGLVVITGYGMLVLYSASGANEAMFQSRIIQVVLGFTVMLVMAQLSPNFYKRIAPYLFGLGIAMLILVDLIGATSKGAQRWLDLGIVRFQPSEIVKLAVPLMVAVYLGNRPQPIKLKETFIALIIIIVPTLLVAVQPDLGTSVLVSGSGLFVIFLAGMSWWLILAAIIGLAGFIPIMWFYLMHDYQRARVLTLFDPEKDLLGAGYHIWQSKIAIGSGGLWGKGWMQGTQSQLEFLPEPHTDFIFAVLSEEYGMVGFLILLAIYLFIIARGLMIGVSAQSAFGRILVGALTLIFFVYVFVNIGMVSGILPVVGVPLPLVSYGGTSYVAIMAGFGLIMSIHTHKEHFLKGTH, encoded by the coding sequence ATGAAAATGAATGAGCGTCAGGTTTGGCAGGAATTATGGCGTCGCCTGCACATTGATTTGTGGTTATTTATTGGTCTGGTCGTGATTACCGGTTACGGCATGCTGGTGTTATATAGCGCGTCCGGCGCGAATGAGGCGATGTTTCAGAGCCGTATTATTCAGGTTGTTTTAGGGTTTACGGTTATGCTCGTAATGGCACAGCTTTCGCCTAATTTTTATAAGCGCATTGCGCCTTATTTATTTGGGCTTGGAATTGCGATGCTCATTCTAGTGGATTTAATTGGGGCAACGAGTAAGGGCGCACAACGGTGGTTAGATTTAGGGATCGTGCGTTTTCAGCCGTCGGAGATTGTGAAGTTAGCGGTGCCATTAATGGTGGCAGTATATTTAGGGAATCGCCCACAACCGATTAAACTGAAAGAAACCTTTATTGCCTTAATCATTATTATTGTGCCGACCCTGCTGGTGGCAGTTCAGCCGGATTTAGGGACTTCCGTGTTGGTTAGCGGCTCAGGGTTATTTGTGATATTTTTGGCGGGGATGAGTTGGTGGCTGATTTTAGCCGCAATTATCGGGCTTGCCGGCTTTATCCCCATTATGTGGTTTTACTTAATGCACGATTATCAACGTGCCCGCGTATTAACCCTTTTTGATCCGGAAAAAGATTTATTAGGGGCGGGATACCACATTTGGCAGTCCAAAATTGCCATCGGTTCAGGTGGCTTATGGGGTAAAGGTTGGATGCAAGGCACGCAATCCCAATTAGAATTTTTACCGGAACCGCATACGGATTTCATTTTTGCTGTATTAAGTGAAGAATATGGCATGGTGGGCTTTTTAATTTTACTAGCGATTTACTTATTTATTATTGCGCGCGGTCTCATGATTGGTGTGAGTGCACAAAGTGCATTCGGACGCATTTTAGTTGGCGCATTAACGTTAATTTTCTTTGTTTACGTTTTTGTGAATATTGGTATGGTCAGTGGCATTTTACCGGTGGTAGGCGTGCCGTTGCCGTTGGTGAGTTATGGCGGCACCTCTTATGTGGCGATTATGGCAGGTTTCGGACTCATTATGTCGATTCATACTCACAAAGAACACTTTCTGAAGGGAACTCATTAA
- a CDS encoding septal ring lytic transglycosylase RlpA family protein: MNIKQTVTYVLFLFLFLTALSVQAETKKLYGIQGPSLIYRQLSNSPKTYEVNGEVYVTHPPESAKEYTKKGIASYYHHKFNGRPTSTGEPYDSTLYTAAHKTLPLNSYAVVTNMYNKRKVIVRINDRGPFAKDRIIDLSHAAAKEIGIVNYGMGLVQIEALHVHTNGDISGPGSATLAKSAKNVEGLKRLKPNAKNNASTDGNRIAKKDKAGNKKESYKIKMVNIPSKKEAEKIIKQLSSKNIKAEMIAQGKKYNVHFGPFKSKNEIEKLKTQLRQWKHSEPLIVYAYNK; this comes from the coding sequence ATGAATATAAAACAAACTGTAACATACGTGCTTTTTTTGTTTCTGTTTTTGACCGCACTTTCTGTGCAAGCGGAAACCAAAAAATTATATGGGATACAAGGGCCGAGTTTAATCTATCGTCAGTTATCTAACTCGCCTAAAACCTATGAAGTCAATGGTGAAGTCTATGTAACGCATCCACCTGAATCTGCCAAGGAATATACGAAAAAAGGTATTGCAAGTTATTATCATCATAAATTTAATGGACGCCCGACTTCAACGGGGGAGCCTTATGATTCCACCCTATACACGGCAGCCCATAAGACACTTCCGCTCAATTCCTATGCGGTAGTGACTAATATGTATAACAAGCGGAAAGTCATTGTACGGATTAATGACAGAGGGCCGTTTGCTAAAGATCGCATTATTGATTTATCCCATGCGGCGGCAAAGGAAATTGGGATTGTGAATTATGGAATGGGGTTAGTTCAGATTGAAGCCCTTCACGTGCATACCAATGGCGATATTTCCGGACCGGGGAGTGCCACATTGGCAAAATCAGCAAAAAATGTGGAGGGCTTAAAACGGTTAAAACCCAATGCTAAAAATAATGCTTCCACCGATGGAAATCGTATTGCTAAAAAGGATAAGGCAGGGAATAAAAAAGAAAGTTATAAAATCAAGATGGTGAATATTCCCAGCAAAAAAGAGGCTGAAAAAATCATTAAGCAATTATCATCAAAAAATATTAAAGCGGAAATGATTGCGCAGGGTAAAAAATACAATGTTCACTTTGGCCCTTTTAAATCAAAAAACGAAATAGAAAAACTCAAAACACAATTGAGACAATGGAAACATTCCGAGCCTTTAATTGTGTATGCTTACAACAAATAA
- a CDS encoding serine hydrolase → MFHHIATKTKIALLTGMLSASIIANANDVAYDVTTPQINAQTYILMDYNSGAVLAALNPDQRQYPASLTKMMTSYVVGQALKQGKIHSTDMVTIGESAWGKNFPGSSKMFLNLNQQVSVADLNRGIIIVSGNDACVAMAEHISGNTTNFIESMNKYVRQFGLKNTNFTTVHGLDEEGQYSSARDMAIIGLHIIHDLPEEYKIYAEKEFTFNKIKQPNRNGLLWDKTINVDGMKTGHTDKAGYNLVASATNPNNMRLISVVMGVPTYKGREVESKKLLQWGFANFETFKTLEAGKPISEQRVYYGDENNVQLGVLQDGFITIPKGKNTELKARYELDKKYLEAPLAKGQVVGKVVYQLDGKDVASLNLQVMQEVKEAGILGRVWDWLVLTIKSLFS, encoded by the coding sequence ATGTTTCATCATATCGCGACAAAAACAAAAATCGCACTTCTTACCGGAATGCTCAGTGCCTCCATCATCGCAAATGCAAATGACGTAGCCTACGATGTAACTACGCCACAAATTAACGCACAAACCTATATTTTAATGGACTACAATTCCGGTGCGGTGTTAGCGGCATTGAATCCGGATCAAAGACAATATCCCGCCTCATTAACCAAAATGATGACTAGCTATGTCGTGGGGCAAGCATTAAAACAGGGAAAAATCCATAGCACAGATATGGTAACCATTGGGGAAAGCGCATGGGGGAAAAATTTCCCGGGCTCCTCAAAAATGTTCTTAAATTTAAACCAACAGGTTTCCGTAGCAGATCTGAATCGTGGGATTATTATCGTGTCAGGAAATGATGCTTGTGTTGCTATGGCAGAGCATATTTCCGGTAATACCACCAACTTTATTGAGAGCATGAACAAATATGTGCGTCAGTTTGGGCTAAAAAATACGAATTTTACGACAGTGCATGGCTTAGACGAAGAAGGGCAGTATTCTTCAGCACGTGATATGGCGATTATCGGTTTACATATTATTCATGATTTGCCGGAAGAATATAAAATTTATGCGGAAAAAGAATTTACCTTTAACAAAATTAAGCAACCAAACCGCAACGGTTTATTATGGGATAAAACTATTAATGTAGATGGGATGAAAACCGGTCATACAGATAAAGCCGGTTATAATCTGGTGGCTTCAGCGACAAACCCGAATAATATGCGCTTAATTTCTGTCGTGATGGGTGTGCCGACTTACAAAGGGCGAGAGGTGGAAAGCAAAAAATTATTACAATGGGGTTTTGCGAACTTTGAGACCTTTAAAACATTAGAAGCAGGCAAACCGATTTCTGAACAGCGTGTCTATTATGGTGATGAAAATAACGTGCAATTAGGTGTGTTGCAAGATGGATTTATTACCATCCCGAAAGGTAAAAATACCGAGTTGAAAGCTCGTTATGAGTTGGATAAAAAATATCTCGAAGCGCCACTTGCCAAAGGTCAAGTCGTCGGGAAAGTCGTTTACCAACTGGATGGAAAAGATGTTGCCAGTTTAAACTTGCAAGTGATGCAAGAAGTCAAAGAAGCGGGGATATTAGGCCGTGTTTGGGATTGGCTGGTCTTGACGATTAAAAGTTTATTTAGTTAG
- the ybeD gene encoding DUF493 family protein YbeD, which translates to MTHDKTVNLTDLAHNKKLKDLLEFPCDFTFKVVGAARADLIDDVVQTVHKTIKGDYTPTMKESGKGTYHSVSIKVRADNIEQIETLYKTLAEIKGVRMVL; encoded by the coding sequence ATGACTCACGATAAAACCGTTAATTTGACGGATCTTGCACATAATAAGAAACTCAAAGATTTACTTGAATTCCCTTGTGATTTTACATTTAAAGTTGTCGGTGCGGCACGCGCAGATTTGATTGATGATGTTGTGCAAACCGTGCATAAAACCATTAAGGGGGATTATACGCCAACCATGAAAGAAAGCGGCAAAGGTACGTATCATTCTGTTTCAATCAAGGTGCGTGCAGACAATATTGAACAGATTGAAACGCTTTACAAAACATTGGCAGAAATTAAAGGCGTTCGCATGGTGTTATAG
- the rapZ gene encoding RNase adapter RapZ: protein MEIIIISGRSGGGKSVALRALEDMGYYCVDNLPLDLLPKLIEILSVSQTAAAISLDIRNLPASPQVLEKTINDLQQQHNVKIIFLDADNSTLVRRYSDSRRLHPLSTHDLSLEAAIEEEAKQLDPLIQQANLIIDTGALSTHELAERLREFLRGHSDKELKIVVESFGFKYGIPLDADYVFDVRFLPNPHWNHALRPLTGLDEPVAEFLNKHNDVHQFIYLTRSYIETWLPLLEQNNRSYLTIAIGCTGGKHRSVYIAEQLGRYFQDKGKNVKILHRSLEKHKK from the coding sequence ATGGAAATTATCATCATTAGCGGACGGTCGGGTGGCGGTAAATCCGTCGCATTAAGAGCGTTAGAAGATATGGGCTATTATTGCGTGGATAATTTGCCATTGGATTTACTGCCGAAATTAATTGAAATCCTGTCAGTTAGCCAAACGGCCGCTGCGATTAGTTTAGATATTCGTAATTTACCGGCGTCCCCACAAGTGTTGGAAAAGACCATTAATGATCTGCAACAACAGCACAATGTTAAAATTATTTTCTTAGATGCCGATAACAGCACTTTAGTCCGCCGCTACAGCGATTCTCGTCGTTTACATCCGCTTTCCACCCATGATCTTTCTCTGGAAGCCGCCATTGAAGAAGAAGCGAAACAGCTTGACCCTTTGATTCAACAAGCCAACTTGATTATTGATACGGGCGCGTTATCCACCCATGAGCTTGCGGAACGCTTACGTGAATTTTTACGTGGGCATTCTGATAAAGAATTAAAAATCGTGGTGGAGTCTTTCGGATTTAAATACGGCATTCCACTTGATGCGGATTATGTATTTGATGTGCGCTTTCTGCCTAATCCGCACTGGAACCACGCTTTGCGACCGCTGACAGGATTAGATGAGCCGGTAGCGGAATTTTTAAATAAACACAATGATGTACACCAATTTATTTATCTAACCCGCTCTTATATCGAAACTTGGTTGCCCTTGCTGGAACAAAATAATCGCAGTTATTTAACCATTGCTATCGGATGCACCGGCGGAAAACATCGCTCCGTTTATATTGCCGAACAGTTGGGAAGATATTTCCAAGACAAAGGCAAAAACGTCAAAATTTTACACCGCTCTTTAGAAAAACATAAAAAATAA
- the ptsN gene encoding PTS IIA-like nitrogen regulatory protein PtsN, with the protein MKFTELLTPQTLRQGMISSSKKRVFESIARIVEEQLPMENGEQYCFDCLFNREKLGNSGLGGGVAMPKGRLPQGTKPIGVFIQLETPIEYDAADKRDVDLIFAVLIPENMCGDYAQCLPKLADYLMDKSLCKQLRSAKSADEIWKIFLHYDQCENEPSESDEEDTLISMPDNAEE; encoded by the coding sequence ATGAAATTTACCGAATTATTAACGCCTCAGACCCTTCGTCAGGGAATGATCTCTTCCAGCAAAAAACGTGTGTTTGAATCTATCGCGCGCATTGTGGAAGAACAATTACCCATGGAAAATGGGGAACAATATTGTTTTGATTGTTTATTTAATCGTGAAAAATTAGGCAATTCCGGTTTAGGTGGTGGCGTTGCGATGCCGAAAGGCCGTCTGCCACAAGGTACAAAACCCATTGGTGTATTTATTCAATTAGAAACCCCCATTGAGTATGATGCTGCCGACAAACGGGATGTGGATTTAATTTTTGCGGTATTGATTCCGGAAAATATGTGTGGCGATTATGCCCAGTGTCTGCCGAAATTGGCTGACTATTTAATGGATAAATCACTGTGCAAACAGCTGCGTTCGGCAAAAAGTGCGGATGAAATTTGGAAAATTTTTCTGCATTATGATCAATGTGAAAATGAGCCGTCAGAATCCGATGAGGAAGATACGCTAATCTCAATGCCGGATAACGCGGAAGAGTAA
- the lptB gene encoding LPS export ABC transporter ATP-binding protein, with amino-acid sequence MAILSAENLAKSYKKRQVVSDVSLTVNSGEIVGLLGPNGAGKTTTFYMVVGLVNHDQGKIRIDEEDISLLPMHNRAQKGVGYLPQEASIFRRLSVYENLMAVLEIRKDLTALQRRERADELIDEFNIGHIRDNLGQSLSGGERRRVEIARALAANPKFILLDEPFAGVDPISVIDIKKIIKDLRDRGLGVLITDHNVRETLDVCERAYIVSSGKMIATGTPTEIMNNKLVKDVYLGADFQL; translated from the coding sequence ATGGCGATTCTGTCTGCTGAAAATTTAGCGAAAAGCTACAAAAAACGCCAAGTGGTTTCTGATGTAAGTTTAACCGTCAACTCCGGTGAAATTGTCGGTTTACTCGGGCCAAATGGCGCCGGAAAAACAACCACGTTCTACATGGTGGTTGGCTTGGTGAATCATGATCAAGGCAAAATTCGAATTGATGAAGAAGACATCAGTTTGTTACCAATGCACAATCGCGCTCAAAAAGGCGTAGGTTATTTACCACAGGAAGCCTCTATTTTTCGCCGCTTGAGTGTGTATGAAAATTTAATGGCCGTATTAGAAATACGCAAAGATCTGACCGCACTTCAACGTCGCGAACGTGCTGATGAGTTGATTGATGAATTCAACATTGGTCATATTCGAGACAATCTAGGGCAATCACTCTCCGGCGGCGAACGTCGTCGCGTGGAAATTGCGCGTGCCTTGGCAGCAAATCCGAAGTTCATTTTATTAGATGAACCTTTTGCCGGCGTTGATCCTATTTCGGTGATTGATATTAAGAAAATTATCAAAGACTTACGCGATCGCGGCTTAGGTGTGCTGATCACCGATCACAATGTGCGGGAGACGCTCGATGTGTGTGAGCGCGCCTATATTGTGAGTTCCGGTAAAATGATTGCCACCGGCACACCTACTGAAATTATGAATAACAAATTGGTAAAAGACGTGTATTTAGGTGCCGATTTCCAACTATAG
- the lptA gene encoding lipopolysaccharide transport periplasmic protein LptA, translating to MKLISNKLFLASTLTLIAFSAFALKDDTNQPINIVSDNQSLDMNSRVVTLSDNVVITQGSILVKADKVIITRPEENANKKDTVEAFGNPVTFHQMMDDGKPVDGKANKVFYDLSTEFLTLTGNAELKQLDSKISGNVITYDVKKQQLKANGSSGSRVKTVLIPNQLNDAKGKK from the coding sequence ATGAAATTAATAAGCAATAAACTTTTCCTTGCTTCCACATTAACTTTAATCGCCTTCTCCGCATTCGCGTTAAAAGACGATACCAATCAACCGATTAACATCGTATCCGATAACCAATCGTTGGATATGAACAGCCGTGTGGTCACCCTCAGTGATAACGTGGTGATTACACAGGGTTCTATTCTTGTCAAAGCGGATAAAGTGATCATTACCCGCCCGGAAGAAAACGCCAATAAGAAAGATACCGTTGAAGCTTTTGGCAATCCTGTTACGTTTCATCAAATGATGGATGATGGCAAACCAGTAGACGGTAAAGCCAATAAAGTGTTTTATGATTTGAGTACAGAATTTTTAACCTTAACCGGCAACGCCGAATTAAAGCAATTAGATAGTAAAATTAGTGGCAATGTCATTACTTATGATGTGAAAAAACAACAGTTGAAAGCAAACGGTTCTTCCGGCTCTCGTGTAAAAACTGTCTTAATTCCAAACCAATTAAATGATGCTAAAGGCAAGAAATAA
- the lptC gene encoding LPS export ABC transporter periplasmic protein LptC, with amino-acid sequence MNIRWNIILSVIALGLLAWFYRLHQDDNHLTELIKSEDRPEYIGQKMDTVVYSPSGKKQYLATSLQVEYYTADGHTDFQQPKVTLLELNVPNANTAEKESWELRADKARLTKDNMLYLEGNVVAQSLSPLSRLQRIETESAVVNLTTQDIRSDKMVTLNGQNFSSTGLKLTGNLQQQVANLKEQVKTHYEINKQ; translated from the coding sequence ATGAATATTCGCTGGAATATTATTTTATCGGTCATTGCGCTGGGGTTATTAGCTTGGTTTTATCGTTTACATCAAGACGATAACCATTTAACTGAACTCATTAAATCAGAAGATCGGCCGGAATATATCGGACAAAAAATGGATACTGTCGTTTATTCGCCTAGCGGTAAAAAGCAATACCTCGCCACCTCTTTGCAAGTGGAATACTACACGGCTGACGGGCATACCGACTTTCAACAACCTAAAGTGACATTACTCGAGCTGAATGTCCCCAATGCCAATACCGCAGAAAAAGAAAGCTGGGAACTCCGTGCCGATAAAGCGAGATTAACCAAAGATAATATGTTGTATTTAGAGGGCAATGTGGTGGCACAAAGCCTCTCTCCCCTCTCCCGTTTACAGCGCATTGAAACCGAAAGTGCGGTGGTAAATTTAACAACGCAGGATATTCGTTCGGACAAAATGGTTACGCTCAACGGACAAAATTTTAGTTCGACCGGCTTGAAATTAACGGGCAATTTGCAGCAACAAGTGGCTAATTTAAAAGAACAGGTAAAAACACATTATGAAATTAATAAGCAATAA
- the mlaF gene encoding phospholipid ABC transporter ATP-binding protein MlaF, with amino-acid sequence MNESLIEVKHLTFKRGDRIIYNDLNLRIPKGKITAIMGPSGIGKTTLLKLIGGQLLPTEGEILFDGQDICKLSNRELYEVRKRMGMLFQSGALFTDISTFDNVAFAIREHTNLPPSLIRQIVLMKLEAVGLRGAADLMPSELSGGMARRAALARAIALDPDLMMFDEPFTGQDPISMGVILSLIKRLNEALNLTSIVVSHDVQEVLSIADYAYIIADKHVIAEGTSEQLLASQDPQVTQFLQGQADGPVHFHYPAPNYIEELFEC; translated from the coding sequence ATGAACGAATCTTTAATTGAAGTTAAACATCTGACATTTAAGCGTGGCGATCGAATTATTTATAATGACCTTAATCTGAGGATTCCCAAGGGCAAAATTACTGCCATTATGGGGCCTTCCGGTATTGGTAAAACCACGTTATTAAAACTCATCGGTGGGCAGTTGTTGCCGACCGAGGGGGAAATTTTGTTTGATGGGCAAGATATTTGCAAACTGTCAAATCGTGAACTTTATGAAGTGCGCAAACGCATGGGAATGCTATTTCAATCGGGTGCATTGTTTACCGATATTTCTACTTTCGATAACGTGGCATTTGCGATTCGTGAGCATACGAATTTGCCACCGTCATTAATTCGTCAGATCGTGTTAATGAAACTGGAAGCGGTTGGCTTACGTGGTGCAGCCGATTTAATGCCCTCCGAACTTTCCGGTGGGATGGCTCGGCGTGCCGCCCTTGCCCGCGCGATAGCATTAGATCCGGATTTAATGATGTTCGATGAACCGTTCACCGGGCAGGATCCGATTAGTATGGGGGTGATTCTCAGCCTCATTAAACGGTTAAACGAAGCCTTAAATCTCACATCGATCGTGGTGTCGCACGATGTGCAAGAAGTGTTAAGCATTGCAGATTATGCTTATATTATCGCGGATAAACATGTTATCGCGGAAGGCACTTCCGAGCAGCTGCTGGCAAGCCAAGATCCTCAGGTGACTCAGTTCCTACAAGGTCAAGCAGACGGTCCGGTGCATTTTCATTACCCTGCACCGAATTATATTGAGGAGTTGTTTGAATGTTAG